A segment of the Candidatus Korarchaeum sp. genome:
GGCTGACTCCCCCAATAATGAGGTACGTCCTCGAGAACTACCCGGGCTCACCGATAAGGGGGATAATAGCACCGGGTCATGTCTCAACGATAACAGGAGCTGATGCTTGGAGGTTCGTGGCTGAGGAGTACGGGATCCCCATAGTCGTCTCTGGCTTCGAGCCAATAGATGTACTGCTCTCTATACTCGAGATATTGAAGCAGATAGATAGAGGGGAAGCTAGGCTCTTCAATGAGTACTCGAGGGCTGTTAAGGCCTCGGGGAATGAGAGAGCTCTCAAAGTAATAGAGGAAACTAGCGATGTCGTCGATGCAGCTTGGAGGGGAATAGGGTTCGTCCCTAAGAGCGGTTTAGTGCTCAAGGAGGGATATGAGAGGTATGATGCCTTCAGGAGATATGGGATCAAGGAGATCTCCAAGGAGGAATGGTATAATGATTCTATACCTGGTTGCAAATGCACTGAAATAACTTTAGGGATAGCTAAGCCCACTGAATGCCCCCTCTTCATGAAGGTATGCAAGCCAGAGAGCCCTTACGGTCCCTGCATGGTCTCCGGGGAGGGAACTTGCCTCATATGGGCTAAGTACGGCAGCAGTGAGTTTCTGAGTGATATAGCTGTTGATATTTAGTTTGATCCTTGAGTATCGGAAGAAGCTAGCTCCCATCAAGTTATTACAGATCGCTATACTCCGTAATATTTTTAAGCAACAGTATTACCAAAAGCTAAGGATGGTATTATGCATATCCCGGACGGCTTCCTGGACCCGCTCGTATCTCTCTCGCTCTATGCCATATCGCTAGCCATCGTGATCTACTCAGGAAGGAGGTACTTCAGGGAGGGGGGAAGCGTATACTACCTCTCTGTAATTGCTGCAGCAATATTCGCGGCTCAAATGTTGAATTGGCCGATCCCCGGTGGTACATCAGCGCATTTCGTTGGGGGAGCGTTCGCATCTATTTTCCTGGGCCCATTCGGAGCTTGCTTAGCTATGTTCATGAACTTAGTCGTTCAATGCCTCTTGATGGGGGACGGGGGGATCACAGCCCTAGGAGCTAACGCGTTCAACATGGCTGTAGTAGATGTCTTCGCAGGTTACGCGATATATAAAGCTAGCTTGAAGTACCTAGGGAGGAGATTCTTAGCAGCTTTCCTCGGTGGCTGGATCGGGATAACTCTAGCAGCCGTAACTTGCGGTTTCGAGCTGGGCCTATCTCCCAGCTTCGGCTATCCCCTGAGCATCACTGTCCCCGTGATGGGGATGTGGCACTTGGCCCTCGGCGTGATAGAGGGCATAGCCACTGGCCTCTTAGTGAAATACCTCTCATCGAGGGGGTTGATAAGATGAGGAAGAGCTACATCGCGATAATAATTCTCGTGCTCATAAGCCCGCTCTTCGGAGTGATAGGAGCTAATATCTTTGGCTACAGGGAACCACTGGACTTAGCAGCTGAGATCATAGGGATTAAGGAATCCGAGCCCCTATGGAGGGGGATATTCCCAGATTACACAGTCCCAGGGCTGCCGGATGAGTTAGGTTACATAATAGCTGGATTCGTAGGCGTCTCCATCCTCCTGCTCCCCGCTCTGATCGAGAGGGGTAGAGTTGAGGGGAGTAGATAGGGCTTTCGATGGTCTCGTAAGAGCTTTCTCCGATTGGCTTTCATCTATGGAGAGCTCCACCGGTAGATTGAACGCTAACCCAACTCTATCCTTCCTCTTATGTCTTTTTTCTGTTTCTATCTCAGCATTCTCAGTTAAAACCACTCAACTAATCTCCTCATTCCTCTTGACATCGATACTCCTCCTCTCTTCATGCGGTCTCAGGGATCTGATGAGATCCCTGAGGATATCATCGCTCTGGTTCCTCTTCTCCCTAATAATAATGATCCCCAGGGCTTTTAGCTCAACAGAGACGATAAATGGGATCTTAATAGTGCCCCTGAGGGTGGCCACTTCCATAATGACCCTCAGTTTCCTAATACAGCTCCTAGGTCTCAGGAGGATTATAATGGGCATCAGTAAGTTTATTGAGCCCGCTCTAGGCGGAAATCTCGGGCTAGCATTCGAGATAATGATAATCCATATAGGGAGGTATTTGAGATCTCTGAACAAGCTGATCTTAGCCAAAGCATCTAGGATCGTAGAGGGGAGCGTTTACTATACTCTCTCAATCGCGGCATCTGAGCTCTTCTTCAGGGGGCCCAACGATGCCTTCAAGGCATCTCTCATCGTTGAAGCGAGATCTCTGAATTTAGAGGTGAGGAACAGCTTCAGGGACACCTCGATCCTAGTAGCGATAGCCTTTTCTTACTCAATCCCCCTCCTCTTGGGTGCTTGAATGAAGCTCTGCGTTAATGACGTGAGCTACTCTTACCCAGATGGGACTAAGGCAATTGAGGGCGTGAGCCTCTGCATCTCCTCAGGCGAGATAGTTTGCCTCTTAGGGCCTAATGGATCTGGGAAGAGCACGCTCCTCTTACTACTGGCGGGCCTAATAAAGCCGACTTCAGGAACTATAACTCTAGATGGGGAGAATTTAGGGAGGGATTACAGGAAGATATGCGGTATCCTCTTTCAGAACCCATCCGATCAGTTAATAGCTCCTACTGTGGGAGAGGACGTCTCCTTGGGGCCGAGGCAACTGAAATTGGGACATCAGGAGATAGAGAGGAGGGTTAAAGGAGCATTAGAAGCTCTAGAGCTCCTAGGTCTCGAGGATAGATCACCTTTCAGGCTAAGTGGAGGTGAGATCGCTAGAGTTGCGCTAGCAGGTCTCTTGGCATTGGACCCGGAGGTGTACTTACTGGACGAGCCTTCCTCATCCCTGGATCTGAGGGGCATGGGGGCCCTCATGGAGATCCTGAGGGAGCTCAAGGAGAGGGGGAAGATAGTAGTGATAGCTACTCAGGATTCTGATCTAGCCTCAGAAGTCGCGGATAAAGTATATATATTTAATAAGGGAAAGCTGATCTCCGGGGGAAGAGTGGACATTTTATATGAGGCTCCCCTAGAGGAAATAGGCGTGAAAGCTCCTGCAACAGTGAAGATATGCAAAGAACTGTCTCATTTCCTCAATGAATGCCCTCTCAGAATGGATGATCTGATAAATACCCTTAAGAGAGCACTTTCATCCTCTAGGGACTAGGAAGGGCTTGAGGACCTCAGCTACACCTAGGGCTTGGAGTTCCTTGAAGAGCTCCCTGACCCTGGAGAGGGGTCCCAGGACCATCAGAACTTCCATGCACCTCTCCTCATCGATGTGGACATGAGATGTAGATCTTATCAGATCCAAGTATTTATGCTGGACTCCAGCGATCTCGCTTCCCTTATGATGATCGTAAACCATTATTATAGCACCAGCAACTTCCCCCTCCACATCGGAGAGGGCCCAGTACCTCTCAGCGATGTAGAGGGTTATAGCTTCGGATATAGCTTTGGATCTGCTCCTCAAATTCAGTCGAGAGAGGAGGTAATCCAGATCCCTCATCAGTTCTCTAGGTACAGATATAGCTGTCCTAGATACTCTACTCATAGCGCATCGCTACGCTATATTCAAGTGAAGTATTAATATATGATCGACTGATGTCCCTATCCCATCTATGGGAGGCTCATGATATAAAAATTCAGACATCCGATATTTTGTAAAATATCAATATGAAAAATCCCATCAAAAGTTATTAATTTTCCAGCTCTTTAGGAGTTAAACATATTATTCAATCCTATCAAATATTTTAACGTGAGAAGCGGTAGTGACCACTGTCGCATTTAAAATATTCCATCGATAGATGAGCGGGTGGTATCTTGGCCTTCCTGAGGAGGAAGAGGGAGTTACCCCTGAGGGTAGAGGACGTGATGACGACCCCAGCTGTCACTATCAAGATGGATGCCCCTGTCGAAGAAGCTGCTAAAATAATGGATGAGAAGAGGATAAGCAGTATATTAGTAGTCGATAATAACGGGAAGCTCGTCGGGATATTCACTGACAGGGACCTGAGGTTCGCGGCTGCTAACGGTAAGATAGGGAAGGGTATCCCGATCCACATGCTGATGACGGAGAACCCGATAACGATAGCCCCGAACGAACCTATAACAGAGGCCCTCAGGAAGATGAGAGATGCAGATGTGAAGCATTTACCGGTCGTAGATAAGGAGAATAAGCCTATCGGCGTTATAGCTGTGAGAGACGTCCTAGACGCCGTAATGATGCTGATCCAACTGATGACGGGTCAAGCTTAATCCCTCAGCGCCCGAGGGCTCTCTAAATCATATTTTTGTGAAGAGACCCTCGAATCCCCACTTTCTCAAGAAGCTCTCTCAGGAAACATATCCTCAACTTCCCCGCTCACTGGATTCCACACTTTGAGTTCCGCGCCTTTCTTCTCTTTGGGCTCGAGGAGCAAGCTCCTCCCCTCGGTCTTCGTCCTCACTAAGAAGAACTCCTGAACCCTACCATCATCGTGCAGTAGGACTAGCTTGTACTTATCCTCCGTCCTCTCCTTAGTCACTGGATCTCTGTACTCAATTAGGGCGAACCTCCCCCTAGACACTAAGGTCCTCAGCTCTTTCTTCCCCCTCTTACTCACAGTGATAGCCTCATCTAATGACATAAGGAATCGTCCCTCGGAAGCTAATTAAACTTTAATAATCGACACCGACCCTGAATCCACCCTCTTCCTTCGAGATGACCAACCTCAAGCTGTCCCCTACAGTGGGCCTGCCTATCCTGTCGTACTCCTCCTCGTTCAGTATTATAGTGACCGCTGGTACAGATGGTTGAGCTATCGGGATCGGCAGCCTCATGTACTTCTCCATAGCTCTCATCACTTGGAACATCATAGCCTCCTCCTCGCTCTCAGGAGGGGGGATCTCCTCTATACCACTAGGCCTGCTCAACGAGAGCACTATACCCGATTGCGTCTTCCTAACTTCAGTCACCTCCAAGCTGAGCGTCAACATTCCGATCCCCCTAAAGGTACTCCCGCCAATATTAAGCTTAACCTTCCAGTTCAGCTCCCAATGGGGAAGGTTGCAAGAGCTTTCTTTTAATCCCTTCCTCAATTATAGCCCCTATCAACCCCCCTAAATCCTTGAACCCTCCTTCAAAATCCCCTCTCTCCACATACACTCCTACTATAGGTTTTGAGAGCTTCTCGAGGAGCTGTCTAGCTTCAGGAGGGCTGCTGGCAGTTATAACTTTCAGTACTCTCTCTTCCCTACTTAAGATATCCTCAAATCCGGAGAGGACTATTACATCTGGCTCGATAGGGGAGAGGGAGGATATCGCTTTCACTATATCATCGAGCCCTCTCAACGGGAAGTTCGATGAGATAAGGACTTTATCTATTGAGCATGCCATCCTTAGGCTGGAACCCGCTTCAGCTAGTTCTCTGAGTTCATCCGGAACCCCTATCCTCCTAGTCTGAGTGACAGCAGCTACTCTATAGCTCCTGTTCGTGAAAGCCCTTATCAAGGGCTTGATGAGGACTCCCTTCCTGCTCCCCATCACTCCCACTATTAGCAAGGGATCACCTCGGCCACCTCTCAGCAGCTATGAATTTCGCTAAAGCCATTAGGGTGCCATGCGTATATAGATCGACTCTCTTGACCGCCCCCCTCGTGAAGAACCCGATAGCTCCTTCCTCCCTCTTTATGTTCTCATTACCACTCAGCCTAGCCATTAGATCCCCTAGCTCCCTCCCCCTCAGCATATCTGGGAGGAAAGCCTCGGGGCACTCGAACCACCCACTCATACCGGTGCTGTGGGCACCGTCCCTCCTCTCTATCCAGACGAAACCCGCGCAGTAGTACTTGCCGAAGAGGTGGAATAACCCTCCCTCGATACCGACGCCGAAGTCAGCATTCAATGCCCTCAGAGCGCTCCTAGCTCTGTTCCTCGCCCCCTCTATAGCATCTAAGCCGAAGGGCTCCTTCGAGACTCCGCTCTCGACATCAACTCCCCTGACTTCTACCTCCCAGAAAAGGGAGAAGGCCCTCCTCACTGCCTCTACCTTCACGGGGTTCGTCGAGCCCACTGCCACTATCATCGAGTATTTATGCGTATCATTTTTATTGGCTTATCGCGCGGTGAGGAGGTGTTGAGTTGTCAGTGGATCCGATGGATGAGATAGAGAGTTACAACCGAAAGCCTCGCCCTTTAGGGCGGGGATGGATAGAAAAGCTTATAACGCAGACCTAGTAGGAGCATACAACATACTCATAACCCCGAGTCCCGAGAGGGATAGGGGTAATGGGCCGGAGACCCGGCCCGGGATTGAACCCTCAGGAAGAGGGGATGTAATCCCAAACCTCCTCGCTCTAGGGGAACCCTCGCCCTTCAGGGCGGGGAGGAGGTCAGTTCCTGAACTCCATAGCCCCGAAGTTCGGGATAGAGGTGAGCTGAAGTCATCTCTCCTCTATGAACTCATCTACAGCTGTACCGAAGTGCCTGGCTCTCCTCTCCGATACGTAAACTAGTACTCTATCCCCCGGCTTCAGATCAGTCACAGCTACTGTCGAGCCATCTGGTTTGACTAGGGGTATCGTCTCAGCCAGCTGTAGGACTGTCCATCCCTCCTCCCCATCGCTACTAGCCCTCACTAAGACCATTGGCCTCCTCTCCACTTTAGCCCTACCCACGCTGACCACCCTCCTCCTACCATCGACCGAGACAGCTAGCACCTCGCTCCCAGCTCTCACCTCCGAGAGGTAAAGCGTCTTCCCACCTGGAGCGAGCAGATAATTCGATACAGCTCCCGCATTCACCCTGAACTCTCTAGGTGATGTGAAGGGGGATTCTATGTTCTCACTGTGCACTAAGAAGAGGAAGGAGGCTGAGCCCCCGACTAGCATCCCCTCTCCTTTCGATAGTATCGATGTAGTGTCGACGCAAACCCTATCCCCCATGCCCACTTGCTTGACTTCAGTGACCCTAGCTTCCCTCAAGTTAAGCGGGTTTACCTCTTCCGAGAGCCTCAGAGCTCCTTCGAGCTGTGCGGAATCCTTCACAGGGATCACCACTCCCTTAACACCGATTTCGAGGACCCCTAAGAGAGATCTCGCTTCCTCCAAGTTATCAGCTATAGCGTAAATCCTCTCCCCACCTAATTCAGCTATTATGTTCTCTAGGGGTATTATCTTCCAGCTCTCGCTCTCTATAAGAAACTTCCTCTCGCTAGCTTCCCTCCTGAGGATCTCAACATCCTCGGGCCCTCTTATCTTGAAGAGAGTCAGCTCCCCCTCTGAGGGCCACTCGCTCACCTCTACTATGAGGGAGGGATCTAAATAGCCCTTAAGCCTCTCTTTGACACTCTGATCTACGGCAGCTACTTTAAGTCCCATCTTAATGGCTCTCTCAATGACCGAGTCAGGAGATGAGTCCGCTAATATAATTAACTCCTTAGATCGCATATCCTGAGGTAGAGTGAGCTCATTTTAAGCGGGGAGTACGAATAGTTTTGCAATAGTGCTCAGTGATAGGCGCAGGGAATGTTCTTTCAATCCTCTTTTCATCGAGACCATGAACAGATTTCTTTATCTGGATCGCGTGAGGAACCTTTCAATCCTCTTTTCATCGAGACTTCGTGAGTACTTGAGTCATCGTCAATTCGCACTACTTACTTTCAATCCTCTTTTCATCGAGACTCGGTGCTACTTACCGCCACATACCGGGCGCAGAGGAACGGAGGATCTTTTATTTATAAACATTGTGAGTATGCACACGGGAGTCATAGTTAACTTTTCGCTGCTGAGGGACCTCCGCTAATATCGGAGTCCCCTCTCCCTCAACATCAAGCCCTCGATGAAGATGTCCGGAAAGTTCTGCTTTCCGGTAAGGTCGATGTGCCTCGCTGTCCTCAGTATGCCCTTAGCTAACTCGTAGGCCCTCCTACTCATCATAATCGATTTAGCCCCAGTGAGAGAGGAGTTGCCGATGGATATGAAGTTATCCTCAGGAACTGGAGGTATCAATCCTATCCTGAGGGCGTCCTCATACTTCAAATTGCTCCCGAAGGTCCCTGCTATGACTACCCTCTCCGGCTCGATCGAGGCTTCATCTATGAGGATCCTCCAAGCTGAGTAAATAGCGCTAACTCCCTTCTGAACTTCCCTGATATCCCTCTGAGTTATCTCTATCTTGGGATCATCTGAAAGAGAGATAGACCCCTCGAATTCCCTCCTCATCCTCCCGCTCTCATCAATAAATCCTATCCTGAGCATCTCGGCTACAGCCGATATTAGCCCGGAGCCCGTGAGCCCTAAGGGCCTCCTCGAGTACTTCAACTTCCACCTCCCATCCTCGAATCTAACCTCGCTAACGGCCTCCTCTATCCCCCCCACTCCTCCTGCGTTCATCTCGAACGCCGAACCTGCTGGAGCTGTAGCCACGAGTACTGAATCGCCCGTATCCAATACTACCTCGCTATTGGTACCGAGATCTATGAGTAAGTAGGGGATCCCTATCCCCAGGAGCCTAGTTGTGACTACATCAGCTAGTGCATCGGATCCAGCGAAGCCGCCTATCGCTGGCGGAATTATAGCAATAGCTTCGGGCAGCTCTATTCCTATCTCTAGAGCTGGAACTGTCAGCCAGTCCTTCAGGGGAGGATCGAAGGGGGCTGAGGAGAGGGATCTTATATCTAGGCCCAGCAGTAAGGCTTGCATGACGGAATTGGCGACTATAATCAGGGAGGATATACTCTCCCTATCCCCAGTTAGTTTGGATACGAGGGACTCGATCCCCTCCACAGCTAGGAGCCCCATATCCTCTCCTCTCATCGCCCTCTCGATCCTAGTGATTAGATCGCTCCCCTTAGCGATCTGGGGGTTCCTGACGAAGCTCTCAGCTATTACCTTCCCGCTACTGAGCTCGATGAGGGAACCGACTATGTTAGTAGTCCCCAGGTCCACAGCTAGGCCTAGGCCGCGCGCATTAGGAAGGTGCGATGTGTCTAGCTCCAGCTTGGGCATTATCCCCGAGACTGAAGCAGTGGGGACTATCTCAGGTATCTCAACTACGACATCGCTCAACACTCTAGTCATGCAAGCTAATCTCATCCCTCTCTCCAGAGCTCCGGAGAGCGCTTCCTCTATCCTAGGTTCAGATACTTCACCCTCAATTATCCTAACGGCACAACCGCCACAGAAACCAGCTCCGCCGCAAGGTAGGGGGAATCCGAGCTTCTCACTCAAAGCTTCTCCGATTATCTCGCCTCTCTCAACTTCGAGATCGACATCCGAGGGGATTACTTTTATTCTCACCATGACAAGCATTCGCGTATGAGGACCTCTTAAACATAATACTGATAGCTCCTAGAGTGGGAGAGTGAATCTATCAAGGAGACATACGGGGAGGAAGATAGTTTAAGGTTGGCTTAACTGTGGGATCATTATAATGAAAGGGCTGCTGAGCTAATAATAAAATTACGTTCAGATTAATTAGTTAAGCTCATAAAAATTAGAAGAAGAGTTACAATAACTCTAAACTCTTCACATTTCAGTGAAATCAATGATAGAGATGACAAGCTACCCAATGCCCTAGCTCAGCCTCTACGAGCGGTGGCTCCTCCTTATCGCATGGATCAAACCTCCTGAAGCATCTAGGATGGAACCTGCAGCCCTTAGGTGGATTCACTGGGCTCGGGACATCCCCCTGGAGCACTATCCTCTTTCTCTTCACTGTGGGATCTGGGATCGGTTTAGCTGAGAACAATGCCTGAGTATAGGGATGCAGTGGCCTCTCAAATATCTCCTTAGAGTCCGCGACTTCGACTATTTTTCCTAAATACATCACACCAATTCTATCACTTACCACTTGAACGAGAGATAGATCGTGGCTTATGAAGAGGTAAGTTAAGTTGTACTTCCTCTGGAGTTCCTTGAACAAGTTTATGAGCCTAGCCCTGACAGATACATCCACGCTGGAAGTGGGCTCGTCCAGCACGATGAAATCCGGCTTTGTTATTATAGCGCGAGCTATCGCTATCCTCTGCCTCTGGCCTCCCGAGAACTCATGGGGGTAACGCCACATATGCTCTCTCCCTAGTCCAACTTCCTCCAAAGCTCTCAGGACGATCTCATAAGCTTCGTCTCCCTTCGCTATTCCTTGGACTATCAGAGGCTCAGCTACTATATCCTTGACCATCATCCTAGGGTTCAGGGCTGTCAATGGATTTTGGAAGACGATTTGCATCCTCCTCCTGTACTCCATGAGCTTCCTCCCGTTCATAAGGGCTAGATCGTACTCTCTCCTGAGCTTCTCATCGCCTGAGATTACTTTCCTTACGATGTCCTCAGGGACATCGAAGAATATATAGCCGGAGGTAGGTTTATGGAGCCTCAGTATAGTCTTCGCCAGAGTAGTCTTCCCGCAACCCGATTCCCCAACGAGCCCGAAGGTCTCCCCCTTGTTTATCCAGAGATCGACTCCATCGACCGCCTTAACCCATGCCACAGGCCTCTTCAAGACTCCACCTAGTACGGGAAAATGTTTCTTCAAGCCTACTGTCCTTACGAGACTCATTCCTCTTCAACTCCCTCGGAATGATAGAGGAAGCAGGCTACCCACCTACCAGGTCTCACCTGAACTAGCTTGGGCTTCCTGGTGGAGCATATGCTCATAGCCCTCTCGCACCTGGGATGGAACCTGCAGCCCTTAGGTGGATCCACTAAATTCGGGATAGAACCGGGGATATCCTTTATGGGCCTCCCCGGCATTGGTATGGACTCGAGGAGCCCCTTAGTATAGGGATGCATTGGTTCCTTGAATATGGAGTAAACATCCCCTATCTCCACGATATTCCCAGCGTACATCACGGCAACCCTGTCTGAGATCTCAGCGATAACTCCCATATCATGCGTTATATAGATGAGCGTAGTGCCGAACTTCTCCTTGAGATCCTTTATAAGCTCCAGTATCTGAGCTTCCACAGTCACATCGAGGTTAGTCGTCGGTTCGTCCGCTATGAGGACCTGGGGGTTGCAGGATAGGGCCATCGCTATAACTATCCTCTGCTGCATTCCCCCGCTCAACTCATGCGGGTACATTGAGTAGACTCTCTCGGGATCGGGTATCCCCATAAGGCTGAGGAGTCTGACTACTTCCTTCCTCGTCTCCTCTTTTATCGGGTTCCAGTAGAATCTCCTGAGTAATGGCACCCTCTTTACGAACTTAACAAGCCAATCGTCCTCAGATCTGCTCAATATATTCCTGCTGAATCCCTTCGAAGATTCCAGGGCCCTTTTCTTCATCTCATCTAGCCTATGTATCAATATGGCCTCTGCGACTTGGTCCCCTACCTTATAGACAGGATTTAACGCTGCTGTCGGATCCTGGAATATTCTAGCGATCTCTGATCCCCTGAGCTTCCTGATCTCATTTTCTGGCATCTCAGTGAGCACGTACTCCACTCCTTCCTTCCTATAGATAACCCTCCCCCTCGTGATCTTCCCCGGTGGGGGGACCATATTCATCAACGCATAAGTAGTGACCGACTTCCCGCTGCCCGTCTCACCAACGATGCCTAGAGTCTCGCCGCTCACGACATCTAGGTCTACGCCATCTACAGCTTTAACTACGCCCTCATACGTGTAGAACCTGACATAAAGGTCTCTCGCCTCTATAACGTTCATGGGATCACCTCCTCCTGAGGGTCGGGTCCAATATGTCCCTGAAGGCATCTCCCAGGAGATTCCACCCTAGCACGAACATGAAGATGAATATCCCCGGATAGGTGTAAGTATACCAGTACGCGAATGGATCTCCAGGAACGCCGAGGAGCCAGTTCCTTGAGAGGGCTATGAGCTGGCCCCAGTCTGCATAGCCCAAAGGAGCTCCTATACCGAGGAAGCTCAGGGCCGATGCCGTGAGCACCATGGACCCCATGTCGAGAGTAGCCACAATGAAAACAGGAAATATACTGTTCGGTAGTATGTGCTTGAATAATATCCTGGAGTGAGAGCAGCCCATCGCTCTAGCAGCTTCCACGTAATCCTCCACCTTGACTTGGAGCACTCCAGCCCTGACTAGCCTCGCGTACGTAGGCCAACCGACGAGCATCAACGCTATTATGACGTTATCGAGGCTCTGGCCTAAGGCTATCACGAATGCCATCGCGAGTATGAGGCCGGGTATAGCGAAGATTATGTCGACTATCCTCATAAGTATATCGTCTAGGAGACCTCCGAAGTACCCGGCTAGAGCTCCCACGAGGATCCCTATTAGGAGGGAGCCGGATACCCCTAGGAAACCTACTCTGAACGCAGTTATCGTCCCCCAAACGCAACCATAGAAGAGATCATACTGACCTTCTGTGAGTCCGAAGGGATGCTCAGGACTCGGAGGGGAAGGGGTGGGGACATAACCGAACCTCGGTATCTCGAAAGGGTCCCTGCCCGGTCTCGGAGGGGCTATATAAGGCGCTAGAACGGCCAGTAGTATGAAGAATAGTATTATTGATGTGCCTATCAGGGAAAGAGGGCTCTCTCTTATCCTCTTGAGCATGAAGACTAGTTCTTTATACCAAAACCTCTCTCTTATCGGGACTCTCTTAATTGAGGAGCTCATTGGAGCCTCACCCTCGGATCTATGTATGCGTAAAGCACATCGACTATCAAGTTAGCTATCACGAAGATCACTCCTGTGAATAGCGCGAATGCTAGGACTGAGGGTATATCCAGCTGCTCCGCGGCATGGGCGGCCCAGTAACCTATACCCTTGAGCTCAAATACAGTCTCAGTTATTACGAGGCCCGTCATGAGACCAGCAGTCAGTATCCCGGCAAGTGTGACGACGGGTATGAGGGCATTCCTCGTCACATGCTTGTTTATTATGACGTCCTCATCGACCCCCTTCGACCTAGCTGCTATCACATACTCCTTGTGAAGTTCCTCCAGCATGCTGGACCTCATCACTCTCATTATTATCGCGTTATCCACTATGACGAGGTTAAGCACGGGCAGGAAGAGGTGCCTCAGGGCATCGAAGAAGACGAAGAGATTACAGTTCAGCAGGGCATCTATCGTATATAGCCCAGTGTAAGTGACCCATCCCGGGGACCTCACGATGGCTTGAGCCTCAGGGCTCAGCCTACCGGGTGGAAATATACCTAAAGCCCCGTAAAATACCGCTAGCAAGATTATAGCTGACCAAAATATCGGGAGGGACCAGCCAATTATTGCGAGCACTCTAGATATATGATCCGGG
Coding sequences within it:
- the yjjX gene encoding inosine/xanthosine triphosphatase — encoded protein: MIVAVGSTNPVKVEAVRRAFSLFWEVEVRGVDVESGVSKEPFGLDAIEGARNRARSALRALNADFGVGIEGGLFHLFGKYYCAGFVWIERRDGAHSTGMSGWFECPEAFLPDMLRGRELGDLMARLSGNENIKREEGAIGFFTRGAVKRVDLYTHGTLMALAKFIAAERWPR
- a CDS encoding energy-coupling factor ABC transporter permease; its protein translation is MHIPDGFLDPLVSLSLYAISLAIVIYSGRRYFREGGSVYYLSVIAAAIFAAQMLNWPIPGGTSAHFVGGAFASIFLGPFGACLAMFMNLVVQCLLMGDGGITALGANAFNMAVVDVFAGYAIYKASLKYLGRRFLAAFLGGWIGITLAAVTCGFELGLSPSFGYPLSITVPVMGMWHLALGVIEGIATGLLVKYLSSRGLIR
- a CDS encoding 3-dehydroquinate synthase II, with translation MRSKELIILADSSPDSVIERAIKMGLKVAAVDQSVKERLKGYLDPSLIVEVSEWPSEGELTLFKIRGPEDVEILRREASERKFLIESESWKIIPLENIIAELGGERIYAIADNLEEARSLLGVLEIGVKGVVIPVKDSAQLEGALRLSEEVNPLNLREARVTEVKQVGMGDRVCVDTTSILSKGEGMLVGGSASFLFLVHSENIESPFTSPREFRVNAGAVSNYLLAPGGKTLYLSEVRAGSEVLAVSVDGRRRVVSVGRAKVERRPMVLVRASSDGEEGWTVLQLAETIPLVKPDGSTVAVTDLKPGDRVLVYVSERRARHFGTAVDEFIEER
- a CDS encoding arcadin 1, whose protein sequence is MLTLSLEVTEVRKTQSGIVLSLSRPSGIEEIPPPESEEEAMMFQVMRAMEKYMRLPIPIAQPSVPAVTIILNEEEYDRIGRPTVGDSLRLVISKEEGGFRVGVDY
- a CDS encoding CBS domain-containing protein produces the protein MAFLRRKRELPLRVEDVMTTPAVTIKMDAPVEEAAKIMDEKRISSILVVDNNGKLVGIFTDRDLRFAAANGKIGKGIPIHMLMTENPITIAPNEPITEALRKMRDADVKHLPVVDKENKPIGVIAVRDVLDAVMMLIQLMTGQA
- the hypD gene encoding hydrogenase formation protein HypD; amino-acid sequence: MRSLTDLRSYEIASKISSKIREIAKGVGSVKIMNFCGTHEWTITHYGIRYLMPEEVELVAGPGCPVCITPAYYVDAVVKLAVEGVRVITFGDAFRLMGTKARGLPRSLEEAKRDGADVRIVYSVLDAIKIAKDGKESIFFGVGFETTAPATLGPISSRNLPENLSFVIAHRLTPPIMRYVLENYPGSPIRGIIAPGHVSTITGADAWRFVAEEYGIPIVVSGFEPIDVLLSILEILKQIDRGEARLFNEYSRAVKASGNERALKVIEETSDVVDAAWRGIGFVPKSGLVLKEGYERYDAFRRYGIKEISKEEWYNDSIPGCKCTEITLGIAKPTECPLFMKVCKPESPYGPCMVSGEGTCLIWAKYGSSEFLSDIAVDI
- a CDS encoding CopG family ribbon-helix-helix protein, whose protein sequence is MSRVSRTAISVPRELMRDLDYLLSRLNLRSRSKAISEAITLYIAERYWALSDVEGEVAGAIIMVYDHHKGSEIAGVQHKYLDLIRSTSHVHIDEERCMEVLMVLGPLSRVRELFKELQALGVAEVLKPFLVPRG
- a CDS encoding cobalamin biosynthesis protein encodes the protein MRKSYIAIIILVLISPLFGVIGANIFGYREPLDLAAEIIGIKESEPLWRGIFPDYTVPGLPDELGYIIAGFVGVSILLLPALIERGRVEGSR
- a CDS encoding energy-coupling factor ABC transporter ATP-binding protein, which codes for MKLCVNDVSYSYPDGTKAIEGVSLCISSGEIVCLLGPNGSGKSTLLLLLAGLIKPTSGTITLDGENLGRDYRKICGILFQNPSDQLIAPTVGEDVSLGPRQLKLGHQEIERRVKGALEALELLGLEDRSPFRLSGGEIARVALAGLLALDPEVYLLDEPSSSLDLRGMGALMEILRELKERGKIVVIATQDSDLASEVADKVYIFNKGKLISGGRVDILYEAPLEEIGVKAPATVKICKELSHFLNECPLRMDDLINTLKRALSSSRD